From Desulfonauticus submarinus, the proteins below share one genomic window:
- the qmoC gene encoding quinone-interacting membrane-bound oxidoreductase complex subunit QmoC translates to MARLKIDPDVQFIKELQEAGGESLKKCYQCATCSVICPLSPEENPFPRKEMIWAQWGLKDKLVNDIDIWLCHNCGECSDMCPRGASPGDVLAALRNMAYRSLAKPAVLGKWLSSAKYLPILFGIPALLYLIIWGFTTGLTIPSGTIEFAKVFPGDYTIDPVFGLVAVFVLFTFASAIGNLFSSFKASGYEPKEDGPSFWKALYDVIKEEIITHSKFQKCTSNAERYKGHLFLFYGFVALFVVTSVVAAGHWGGKLIGHPMHTPMSLANPIKWLANIGAVLLIAGLVLITRMRLNTDPSKSVSSYYDWYLLGVIWAIAITGIGSEILRLANVAALAYPMYYLHLISVFMLIAYLPWTKLAHLVYRTVALAYARQIGRKGLGE, encoded by the coding sequence ATGGCAAGATTAAAAATTGATCCTGATGTTCAATTTATTAAAGAATTACAAGAGGCAGGGGGCGAGTCTCTAAAAAAATGCTACCAGTGTGCTACCTGTAGCGTAATATGTCCTTTATCCCCAGAGGAAAATCCATTTCCTCGAAAAGAAATGATTTGGGCTCAGTGGGGATTAAAAGACAAATTAGTTAATGATATTGACATTTGGTTATGTCACAATTGTGGGGAATGCTCTGATATGTGTCCTAGAGGAGCAAGCCCTGGAGATGTTTTAGCTGCTTTAAGAAATATGGCTTATCGTTCTTTAGCTAAACCGGCTGTTTTAGGAAAGTGGCTAAGTTCTGCAAAGTATCTGCCTATTTTGTTTGGCATACCAGCTTTATTGTATTTAATTATTTGGGGATTTACCACGGGCCTTACTATTCCTAGCGGAACTATTGAATTTGCAAAAGTTTTCCCTGGTGATTATACGATAGATCCTGTGTTTGGCTTAGTTGCAGTATTTGTTCTTTTTACTTTTGCATCTGCTATAGGAAACTTATTTAGTTCTTTTAAAGCTAGTGGTTATGAGCCAAAAGAAGATGGCCCTAGCTTTTGGAAGGCCCTTTATGATGTGATTAAAGAGGAGATTATAACTCATAGTAAATTTCAGAAATGTACTTCTAACGCAGAGAGATATAAAGGACATCTGTTTTTGTTCTATGGTTTTGTAGCTTTGTTTGTTGTCACCTCTGTAGTGGCTGCAGGACATTGGGGTGGAAAGTTGATTGGACACCCAATGCATACACCAATGAGTTTGGCTAATCCAATTAAATGGTTGGCTAATATTGGGGCAGTTTTATTAATTGCTGGTTTGGTTTTGATTACTAGAATGAGACTTAATACTGATCCGTCCAAAAGTGTAAGCTCCTATTATGATTGGTATCTTTTAGGTGTTATTTGGGCAATTGCTATTACAGGTATTGGGAGTGAAATTTTAAGATTAGCCAATGTAGCTGCATTAGCTTATCCTATGTATTATTTGCACCTTATCTCTGTATTTATGTTAATTGCTTATTTACCATGGACTAAATTGGCGCACTTGGTTTATAGGACAGTGGCACTAGCTTATGCTAGACAAATTGGTCGTAAAGGTCTTGGCGAATAA